From Eschrichtius robustus isolate mEscRob2 chromosome 7, mEscRob2.pri, whole genome shotgun sequence, a single genomic window includes:
- the SFXN2 gene encoding sideroflexin-2 isoform X1, which produces MEADLSGFNIDAPRWDQCTFLGRVKHFFNVTDPRTVLVPEWELDWAKVLVEKSRMGTVPPGTQVEQLLYAKKLYDSAFHPDTGDKMNVIGRMSFQVPGGMIITGFMLQFYRTIPAVIFWQWVNQSFNALVNYTNRNAASPTSVRQMAVSYITATTAAVTTAVGMNMLTKRAPPLVGRWVPFAAVAAANCVNIPMMRQQELIQGICVKDRNHSEIGHSRRAAAIGITQVVISRITMAAPGMILLPVVMERLEKLRCMKRIRVLHAPLQVLLSGCFLIFMVPVACGLFPQTCELPVSYLEPELQDTIKAKCGEPVPYVYFNKGL; this is translated from the exons ATGGAGGCTGACCTGTCTGGCTTTAATATCGATGCCCCCCGTTGGGACCAGTGCACTTTCCTAGGGCGGGTGAAGCATTTCTTCAATGTCACGGACCCCCGCACCGTCCTGGTACCAGAGTGGGAGCTGGACTGGGCCAAAGTGTTGGTGGAGAAGAGCAG GATGGGGACCGTGCCCCCAGGCACGCAAGTGGAGCAGCTGCTCTATGCCAAGAAGCTGTACGACTCGGCCTTCCACCCTGACACCGGGGACAAGATGAACGTCATTGGGCGGATGTCCTTCCAGGTCCCCGGGGGCATGATCATCACGGGCTTCATGCTCCAGTTCTACAG GACGATACCGGCAGTGATCTTCTGGCAGTGGGTGAACCAGTCCTTCAATGCCTTAGTCAACTACACCAACAGGAATGCAGCTTCCCCCACGTCGGTCAG GCAGATGGCCGTTTCCTACATCACTGCCACAACCGCTGCCGTGACCACTGCTGTGGGCATGAACATGTTGACAAAG AGAGCCCCGCCCCTGGTGGGCCGCTGGGTGCCCTTCGCCGCTGTGGCTGCGGCTAACTGTGTCAACATCCCAATGATGCGACAGCA GGAACTCATCCAGGGCATCTGCGTGAAGGACAGGAACCACAGTGAGATTGGTCATTCCCGG AGAGCTGCGGCCATAGGCATCACCCAAGTGGTTATTTCTCGGATCACCATGGCAGCCCCTGGCATGA TCCTGCTGCCGGTCGTCATGGAAAGGCTGGAGAAGCTGCGCTGCATGAAG AGAATCCGGGTGCTGCACGCCCCATTGCAGGTTCTGCTGTCCGGGTGTTT CCTCATCTTCATGGTGCCAGTGGCATGTGGGCTGTTCCCGCAGACATG TGAATTGCCAGTTTCCTATCTGGAACCAGAGCTCCAAGACACTATCAAGGCCAAGTGTGGAGAACCTGTGCCTTATGTCTACTTCAATAAGGGTCTCTAA
- the SFXN2 gene encoding sideroflexin-2 isoform X2 gives MGTVPPGTQVEQLLYAKKLYDSAFHPDTGDKMNVIGRMSFQVPGGMIITGFMLQFYRTIPAVIFWQWVNQSFNALVNYTNRNAASPTSVRQMAVSYITATTAAVTTAVGMNMLTKRAPPLVGRWVPFAAVAAANCVNIPMMRQQELIQGICVKDRNHSEIGHSRRAAAIGITQVVISRITMAAPGMILLPVVMERLEKLRCMKRIRVLHAPLQVLLSGCFLIFMVPVACGLFPQTCELPVSYLEPELQDTIKAKCGEPVPYVYFNKGL, from the exons ATGGGGACCGTGCCCCCAGGCACGCAAGTGGAGCAGCTGCTCTATGCCAAGAAGCTGTACGACTCGGCCTTCCACCCTGACACCGGGGACAAGATGAACGTCATTGGGCGGATGTCCTTCCAGGTCCCCGGGGGCATGATCATCACGGGCTTCATGCTCCAGTTCTACAG GACGATACCGGCAGTGATCTTCTGGCAGTGGGTGAACCAGTCCTTCAATGCCTTAGTCAACTACACCAACAGGAATGCAGCTTCCCCCACGTCGGTCAG GCAGATGGCCGTTTCCTACATCACTGCCACAACCGCTGCCGTGACCACTGCTGTGGGCATGAACATGTTGACAAAG AGAGCCCCGCCCCTGGTGGGCCGCTGGGTGCCCTTCGCCGCTGTGGCTGCGGCTAACTGTGTCAACATCCCAATGATGCGACAGCA GGAACTCATCCAGGGCATCTGCGTGAAGGACAGGAACCACAGTGAGATTGGTCATTCCCGG AGAGCTGCGGCCATAGGCATCACCCAAGTGGTTATTTCTCGGATCACCATGGCAGCCCCTGGCATGA TCCTGCTGCCGGTCGTCATGGAAAGGCTGGAGAAGCTGCGCTGCATGAAG AGAATCCGGGTGCTGCACGCCCCATTGCAGGTTCTGCTGTCCGGGTGTTT CCTCATCTTCATGGTGCCAGTGGCATGTGGGCTGTTCCCGCAGACATG TGAATTGCCAGTTTCCTATCTGGAACCAGAGCTCCAAGACACTATCAAGGCCAAGTGTGGAGAACCTGTGCCTTATGTCTACTTCAATAAGGGTCTCTAA